The window TGTTGATAGTATGCTATCATGAAAATCTTTACATGTCTTCGCTGAACACCTCTTTACATTTCCCATGTGATTACCTTGAACCCATGTTTATGTGTAAATGATTGTATACTCTGCTCAAATGATTAAATGGAATGATTCACAAGTACTAcctctgtttctaaatataagatgttttggcaGTTTAGATCGAACTGCCAAAACGTCTTATATTCAGGAGCGTAGGGTGTAGTTCATACTTTAAGTATATTATAAGCATTCCGTTTTAAGTTGCTAGAGAATGTTGTTCATCCATACGAGGTTTCAAACTTGGCCTCCATTTGTTACAAGTTTTGAGCATGATACTGAACCTGTATATATATGTATTGGTGAGCAATCCACTAAGGACATTCTACAATGATGATGTAATCCTTTCTCTGTTTCTGAGCAGAACATGCACAGTAACTGTGATGCTAGGGTTCACATCTATACACGGACTTGCAGGTCCCCATGTCAAATTATGCAGCTAGGTTGAATTCCCATCAGAAACTGGTAGGATGGGATATAGGCCTCTGAAAATCTTTCAGAGAAACATCTTTTGTGCTATACTAGCTATTCATTCCTGCTTATCTGACAAGTGACAACTATGTATCATTATGCCAGTCAAACCGCTAAAATTACTGAAGTATTGTTTTCCTGGTATTATGGTGACTGTACACAACTTAACTGGAGACAGTAAATAAATGCAGATTGAGCTCCCTGTTATAGATCAGTTGAATTGACCACAGCAGTATATGTAGATTGTTATTAATGTTAGTCAATTCTGTTTAGAGCTTCTTGCTTGAAGAGAGCTAGTTAAATATAGCTAATTGGCATCTGTTGTTCATCTTCTTTCAGGTGCAGTGAATCTCTCCTGCTGTCATAGGTTAAAAAAAACAATTCAAATTGCCTGGCCTTGGATCAAGTCCATTTTCCTATAGAGATTGTCTGTCTTAAGTCAAAGCAGCTATATTTCTGGCAAACACAACGAGCTAGTTTCATATGCAGCGTTCAGTTGATGGCTGCTCATCCTGTTGAATCAGAAGCAAGCAGTGAAACAGACAATCACCCTTTACTGATAGACCACATGGAAAATACTGCTCATCTCGAGATTGCAATTGAGAGCCCAAGGGATGATGTTGCTTCATCGTCAACCGCTCGTCGGGAGGATAATGATGGCTTGGATCGATTGCCTCACATCTCAGAAAGTTCTTCGGAGACAACTACTGCATCTAACTCTCAAAGTGCTCCTCTAGCAAGAAGAGATGCTAATCGTGCTCGTCGTCGGCAAAGTCCGTTGAATTCTAGTTGCTGGATCTCCATTGAGCTTGTTGTAACAGTTAGCCAGATTATAGCGGCCATTTGTGTTCTGTCATTGTCAAGGAAGGAACGTCCGCATTCTCCATTATTTGAGTGGGTCATTGGTTATACGGTAGGTTGTGTTGCTACTCTTCCTCTTCTCTACTGGCGCTATCTCCATCGCAACCGCCCAACAACTGGGCAAGAACCAGCAAGTCAGAACTTCCCTCCGAACAGCATACCTGAGTCCAATTCTCACACAACAAATTCGGCCCCTGGCATGTCTGAAGCTGGTTTTGTAACTGACACAAATGGAGTCTCGCAAAACAACGTGCTTACCAGAAATCTCAGGTAACATTGTCTTCAGTTCCATGATTACTTCAGCCCCTTTTAGATTTATATGCCTGTAGTCTAATTCATCTACTGTCTCTCTCTGTAAGACATGTGGAGAAATTGCGTTAACCTCTATTT is drawn from Aegilops tauschii subsp. strangulata cultivar AL8/78 chromosome 1, Aet v6.0, whole genome shotgun sequence and contains these coding sequences:
- the LOC109745851 gene encoding E3 ubiquitin-protein ligase At1g63170, coding for MAAHPVESEASSETDNHPLLIDHMENTAHLEIAIESPRDDVASSSTARREDNDGLDRLPHISESSSETTTASNSQSAPLARRDANRARRRQSPLNSSCWISIELVVTVSQIIAAICVLSLSRKERPHSPLFEWVIGYTVGCVATLPLLYWRYLHRNRPTTGQEPASQNFPPNSIPESNSHTTNSAPGMSEAGFVTDTNGVSQNNVLTRNLRAQAYADHFRMALDCFFAVWFVVGNVWVFGGHSSAHDAPNLYRLCIAFLTFSCIGYAMPFILCALICCCLPCIISLMSFREDLNQNKGATAEAINALRTYKFKTKKSRNGEGIEVGGGVVAAGTDKERIVSAEDAICCICLARYSNNDDLRELPCTHFFHKECVDKWLKINALCPLCKAEIDSGPTTAPAIGFGRRHSDNRVGNDIESQL